From one Peredibacter starrii genomic stretch:
- a CDS encoding glutathione S-transferase family protein: MKLIIGNKTYSSWSLRPWVLMKHFNIPFEEILVKLDMPETKAEIAKYSPSGKVPALIDGDLSIWESAAIMEYLNEKYPEKKMYPTDLKQRALARSLSMEMHAGFGKMRERLSFNVKKSYQNFDFGSAQSDIDRVKVLWTEQLKVSKGPFLFGEFSIADAMYAPVVGRFVTYGVPVDGLVKNYCEAIMNLPALKEWYAGAMKEDFEAKDHI; the protein is encoded by the coding sequence ATGAAACTTATTATTGGTAATAAAACATATTCTTCCTGGTCACTGCGTCCCTGGGTGTTGATGAAACACTTCAACATTCCTTTTGAGGAAATCCTGGTGAAATTGGATATGCCGGAAACGAAAGCGGAGATCGCCAAGTATTCTCCCTCGGGAAAAGTGCCGGCCTTGATTGATGGGGACCTTTCGATCTGGGAATCGGCCGCCATCATGGAATACCTCAACGAGAAATATCCAGAGAAAAAAATGTACCCAACTGATCTGAAGCAAAGAGCGCTGGCGCGTTCTCTATCTATGGAGATGCATGCGGGATTTGGAAAGATGCGTGAGCGCCTTTCTTTCAATGTGAAGAAGAGTTACCAGAATTTTGATTTCGGTTCGGCCCAATCAGACATTGATCGAGTAAAGGTGCTTTGGACAGAACAGTTGAAAGTATCCAAAGGTCCCTTTTTATTTGGAGAGTTCTCGATCGCAGATGCCATGTATGCACCGGTTGTAGGTCGTTTTGTGACTTACGGTGTGCCTGTGGATGGACTTGTTAAGAATTATTGTGAGGCCATTATGAATTTGCCGGCCTTAAAAGAATGGTATGCGGGGGCCATGAAGGAAGATTTCGAAGCGAAAGATCACATCTAA
- a CDS encoding DNA-3-methyladenine glycosylase 2 family protein, which yields MKTDNELTLKKIIERRDPRYDGRFYYGVKTTKIYCRPVCPARPKPENIIILKSTTEAENAGFRPCKRCRPDLAPGTKFFEGTANTVSRALRLIDEEKEIALNVEKLSDTLGVSDRHLRRLFQEHLGASPIEVMISKRLHLAQQLVRETSAPLSEIALAVGFQSIRRFNEAFKNLYHSPPSAFRKEKAVPDNQIELELMVRQPFDWKTMLEYFARHENFGIERVTETSYQRFITFGDKYGSYTITYSPDKSLLKVKLINIPMTEIKSVILRIKRHLDLDHNPEHLPKDKKFKGKGIRIPGSFDPFEIAVTIILGQLVSTKQAKAKQKELILKYGSKIDEDVWAFPEAKDLMDAEIETIGITKVKAGAIREMARRYHAGELNLAPSADIEKTKAELHSIHGIGPWTVEIICMRCLGDSDAFPKSDLIINKALKAHMVNEELWTSSRAYLTHILWRDYATVLSKN from the coding sequence ATGAAGACGGACAATGAACTCACCTTAAAAAAGATCATTGAAAGAAGAGACCCTCGCTATGATGGGCGCTTCTATTACGGGGTTAAAACCACCAAGATCTATTGCCGTCCCGTTTGCCCGGCCAGACCAAAGCCTGAGAACATTATTATCCTAAAAAGCACGACAGAGGCCGAGAACGCAGGGTTTAGACCTTGTAAGCGCTGTCGTCCGGATCTAGCTCCTGGAACCAAATTCTTTGAAGGAACGGCCAATACAGTTTCGCGCGCTCTACGTTTAATAGATGAAGAAAAAGAAATCGCATTGAACGTGGAGAAGCTCTCAGATACTTTGGGAGTTTCAGATCGTCATTTGCGTCGTTTGTTTCAAGAACATCTAGGTGCTTCTCCGATTGAAGTCATGATTTCAAAACGCCTACATTTAGCGCAACAACTCGTGCGAGAAACTTCGGCACCGTTGTCTGAGATCGCCTTAGCAGTTGGTTTCCAATCCATACGTCGATTCAATGAAGCGTTTAAGAATCTCTATCACTCTCCCCCTTCTGCCTTTAGAAAAGAGAAAGCTGTTCCAGATAATCAGATTGAACTTGAACTCATGGTGAGACAACCCTTTGATTGGAAGACCATGCTGGAATACTTCGCTCGTCATGAAAATTTCGGAATTGAGCGAGTGACGGAAACTTCCTATCAGCGGTTTATCACTTTTGGGGACAAGTACGGTTCTTATACGATTACTTACTCTCCAGATAAATCACTTTTAAAAGTTAAACTTATCAACATTCCGATGACTGAAATTAAATCGGTAATTTTAAGGATTAAGCGTCACTTAGATTTAGATCATAACCCCGAGCATTTACCGAAGGATAAAAAATTTAAAGGAAAAGGCATTCGCATACCTGGCTCCTTTGATCCATTTGAAATCGCCGTGACGATTATTTTGGGTCAGTTGGTCTCCACAAAGCAGGCCAAAGCAAAACAAAAAGAACTCATTCTTAAATACGGCAGTAAGATTGATGAGGACGTTTGGGCCTTTCCAGAGGCCAAAGATCTAATGGATGCAGAAATTGAAACGATTGGTATCACCAAAGTTAAAGCGGGTGCCATTCGTGAAATGGCCCGAAGGTATCATGCAGGTGAATTAAATCTCGCCCCAAGTGCTGATATTGAAAAAACCAAGGCAGAGCTCCATTCCATTCATGGGATTGGACCTTGGACAGTTGAAATTATATGTATGAGATGCCTCGGGGACTCAGATGCATTCCCTAAATCAGATCTCATTATCAATAAAGCTCTTAAGGCCCATATGGTGAATGAAGAGCTCTGGACTTCATCCAGGGCCTATCTCACTCACATTCTTTGGAGGGACTATGCAACAGTACTATCAAAAAATTAA
- a CDS encoding methylated-DNA--[protein]-cysteine S-methyltransferase, whose translation MQQYYQKIKSPIGELHLVANDKALMYLGFKNLGWDAVKKSNPIIELTKTQLQEYFEGKRKKFDVPFSLAGTEFQNTVWNTLAKIPFGKTWSYQQMAEAVKKPAAMRAVGRTNGLNPISIILPCHRVIGKSGSLTGYAGGLPAKEFLLRLEGLTPQK comes from the coding sequence ATGCAACAGTACTATCAAAAAATTAAATCACCCATTGGGGAACTTCACCTCGTGGCAAATGATAAAGCGTTGATGTACCTCGGTTTTAAAAATCTTGGTTGGGACGCGGTTAAAAAATCTAATCCCATCATCGAGCTGACTAAAACTCAACTCCAAGAATACTTTGAAGGTAAGAGAAAAAAATTTGATGTCCCTTTTTCACTAGCAGGGACTGAATTTCAAAACACTGTTTGGAACACTCTCGCTAAAATTCCCTTTGGTAAAACCTGGAGTTATCAACAAATGGCAGAAGCAGTGAAAAAACCAGCGGCCATGCGAGCAGTGGGAAGAACTAATGGTCTTAATCCCATTAGTATTATTCTTCCTTGTCACCGAGTGATTGGGAAATCTGGGAGCCTCACAGGATATGCAGGCGGACTTCCGGCGAAGGAATTTCTCCTCCGTCTAGAAGGTCTAACTCCTCAAAAATAA